A section of the Salmo trutta chromosome 4, fSalTru1.1, whole genome shotgun sequence genome encodes:
- the LOC115192326 gene encoding growth arrest and DNA damage-inducible protein GADD45 alpha translates to MCNMTFEETSGENSTERMDSVSKALEEVISSALPQGCVTVGVYEAAKSLNVDPDNVVLCLLATDEEQVEDVALQIHFTLIQAFCCENDINILRVSNMRRLAEILGGVKPGDEPMDLHCVLVTKSTTCKDPALSKVNRFCRDSRILDQWVPIINLPDR, encoded by the exons ATGTGCAATATGACTTTTGAGGAAACCAGTGGAGAAAACTCTACAGAAAG GATGGATTCTGTGTCTAAAGCATTGGAGGAGGTCATCAGCTCTGCGTTACCCCAAGGTTGCGTCACTGTAGGAGTCTACGAGGCAGCAAAGTCCCTCAATGT GGACCCGGATAATGTGGTACTGTGCCTCTTGGCCACAGATGAGGAGCAGGTCGAGGACGTGGCTTTACAGATCCACTTCACCCTGATTCAGGCGTTCTGCTGCGAGAACGACATCAACATCCTGCGGGTCAGCAACATGAGGCGCCTCGCTGAGATCCTTGGAGGAGTGAAGCCTGGAGACGAGCCCATGGACCTGCACTGTGTACTAGTTACT AAGTCAACCACGTGCAAGGACCCAGCTCTGAGCAAAGTGAATCGCTTCTGTAGAGACAGTCGAATACTGGACCAGTGGGTCCCCATCATCAACTTACCTGACCGGTGA
- the LOC115192327 gene encoding guanine nucleotide-binding protein G(I)/G(S)/G(O) subunit gamma-12-like, with protein sequence MQSSNNTAHARRAVQQLKIEASIERIKVSKASADLMHYCGEQGKYDPLLMGIPASENPFKDKKPCTIL encoded by the exons ATGCAGAGTTCCAATAACACTGCCCATGCCAGGAGGGCAGTCCAGCAGCTGAAAATAGAAGCCAGCATTGAGAGAATTAAG GTGTCCAAGGCCTCAGCAGACCTGATGCACTACTGTGGAGAACAGGGTAAATATGACCCTCTACTCATGGGTATCCCAGCCTCTGAAAACCCCTTCAAAGACAAGAAGCCATGCACTATATTATAG